The following DNA comes from Candidatus Neomarinimicrobiota bacterium.
ATTGGTGGCGTGCACCAGGAAGGGGGGCCAGATGCTGCCGGTCCGCCAGGCCAGGTATCCCAGCACGACCCCCAACAGGTAAATCTGCAAAGCCCACCAAGGATTGAGGTGCAGCAGCATGAAGACAACCGCCGATATGAGCACCGCCTTGGTGGCGTCGCGGTAGCCCGCCTCCAGCTGGCCCTGGAGGAAACCCCGGAAGACCAGCTCCTCCAGCAGGGGCGCCACCAACACCGCGCCGCCTATGACCAGCAGCGCTTCGGTGGACGTACTGAAGGCGAGAAAATTCATCCCTTCCGCAATGGCAGCGGGCATGGGGATAATGGACGCCAGCAGCCGGTCCAACTCGTCGATGAGCACTGAAATGCCCAGGCCTATGAAGAGGGCATCCCGCAGGACGACCGGGGCTACGGCCCGAATTCGGAGGGTGGACGCCAGCGGCATGGCCCGCCGACGAAGCACCAGCACCAACGGCACAAGAAAGAGCAGCGTACTGAGCAGCAACGCCCAACGGGGCAGATTGAGGTCGGCATCGGCAGGGTCACCCAGGGCCCGGACGATGAGGGCCCCCATCAATTCGCCAAAGACAATGACACCTATGGTGACATACAGGGCAAACCGCACCTGCCGCCGCCCGTCGGTAAGCTCCCGATAACCGTTTTCCAGGGCCATAGCGGGGGAAGTTAGACACGGGCCAAAGTGACATCAAACGAAAGCCTGACCGTCGGGCCTTGCGGCCTGCTTACAGGCGCGCACAGCTCCCGCCGGGCAGCGCCGCATTGGGCCCCCCGGCCGACGCTGGCGACCTTAACTTCCAGACCGACGCCAACGGCCATCTCAAGGAGGGGCATCATGACCAGACATACGTGGATCCACGCCGTCGCAGCGATACTGTTAATGGGCAGCTCGGGCCAGGCCTCAGCTAGCGGACCCTCGCGATCGCGGCCCGTGGCCACCTACTCCATCGTGGCCCGTGACCCGGCCACCGGTCAGCTGGGGGTCGCCGTGCAGTCGCACTGGTTTTCCGTGGGCTCGCTGGTCACCTGGGCACGGGCCGGCGTGGGAGCCGTGGCGACGCAGTCATTCGTCCTGGTGGACTACGGCCCCGACGGTTTGCGCCTCATGACCGCGGGCACCACCGCACCGGACGCCCTGGCCCAGCTCGTAGCCGCCGATGAGGGCCGGGCCGTGCGCCAGGTGGCCATGATCGACGCTGCCGGTAACGTGGCCGCCCACACCGGCGACATGTGCATTCAGGCCGCCGGGAATATCGTGGGGGAGAACTTCTCCGTGCAGGCCAACCTCATGCTCAGCGCGGAAGTCTGGCCGGCCATGGACAAGGCCTTCCGGGCCGCCGAAGGGGGCCTGGCCATGCGCATGCTGGCCGCCCTGGAAGCGGCTGAGGCCGCGGGCGGGGACATTCGGGGCCGGCAGTCGGCTGCCATGCTCATCGTGGCAGGCGAGCGACAGGAGCAGTCCTGGCAGGGGGTGGAGCTGGAGCTGCGGGTGGAGGATCATCCCGACCCTCTGGTGGAGCTGCGCCGCCTCATCCGGGTGCATCAGGCCTACGAGCACATGAACGCCGGCGACCTGGCCGTGGAACATAAGGACGACGAGGGCGCCCTGCGGGAATACGCCGCCGCCGAGGCCATGTTCCCCGAGAACCTGGAGATGAAGTTCTGGCACGCCGTGGCGCTGGCCAATATGGGGCGCCTGAAAGAGTCGTACCCCCTGTTCAAGACGGTGTTCCGGCAGGACGAAAACTGGCGAACGCTGCTGCCGCGCATGCCGGCCAGTGGGCTGTTGGAGCAGAAGGCGGTGCAGAAAATATTGAAAAAGGTGAAGTAAGGGGGCAGCAGCTCGTTAGGGTGCGTTGCCTAGCTTATATTGAAAGGTACCCTCATTATAGTGTCTCAACGCCTGCTTCACGTTGCGCCTTGCCTGTGAACTAGTCCGAGATTTCTGGTTTATTAGCGGTTCATACGCATCAATACATTCACGTTCCTTATTTTTTGCATCCGTCTCCGTGCTGGAAGGGCAGAAGTACACGTCAAATCTCGCTCGAGGTTCGCATTTCAGGATGAAGTATTAAAAGAAATGCATCTTATAGTCATTGGGTGAGTGTAACTGGAACTTATTTCTATATTCCGTCAACAGCCTCGGCAGGTCTTTGGTCCTTCCAACATAAATCTTGTATAGTCTGTTATGGAGTACCATTATCCAGATATAAACACAGGGCTGACCTTTCAGATAATTCAGTGTGGTTGCTTCGCGCACGGTCACGAGCTCTTTGAGTCAAACGTCGGGTAGAGCTAGCTTGAAGTCCCGGTGAAACGCAGGCTCTTCATCGGTTAGAAGTTGGTACTTTGGCAAACCACTGAGAGTCATTCGATTCCCAATCCTGTTCTGCGGTTGGGTACCGATCCGTGTAAACTCGTTACGCCCACTCCCCCACCCTATCCGCAAAGCGCACCAGCCCCTCCCAGATGTGCTCCGGGTCCAGGTGGGACTCGGTTACGATCTCCTCACCGCTTACGATGGGAAACAAGGGTTGGAGTCGGCAATTGAGAATCAACCCGATTTGATCATTCTCGATATCCGCATGCCCGTCATGGACGGCCTAACGATGCTTACCAAGTTGCGCGAACGAGAGGATGGGAAAGCCATCCCGATCGTCATTGTTACCGCCAAAGACCTCAACGATCAAGAACGTGACGACCTTTCTGGACAGGTAGTTCGCATAATAGAAAAGAGCGCCCATACGGCGGAAATTATGGGAAGTACCGATAGATATCCCTGCGATGTAGAATCCGCATAAAAACCAGATCGTCACCGCGACGCATAAGGCCAATGCGGTAGGAGCCATGCCGGATGCGATAATAATCCTTTTCTCCACTGATTTTTCTCAGCGATTTAAGGTTGCGGATGTGATCTAACCGGGGGATTTCATCGAAAACCAGGTGCGTTACTTTCCGACGAACGTCAGGGGGTAGCCTCTCCATATCTTTGAGGAACGTCCGCTTGAACCGGACCTTCATTCGCTCAACTGAATCTCCAGCCGGGCTTCTTCCAGGTCCATTTCCTCATCCTCGACGGCTTCATCCATCGCTTTTGCAAGACCAAAGTCTAGGATCATTGCTTCGATCTTCTTGAACTCTCTGTAGTCCAGGACAACAGACTCAATCTTCCCTTGATCATCGACAATAAATGATTTCACGAGGTCCATGCAAATTCCCTTTCCGGTCGGAGTTTCAACCCCAATCTAGCACGTAAGGCAAATTAGATCAAATGGAATAAACTTCAGCCGCAGATGACGGTCAATCTACTCCACCTCCCGGTCCGCGAACCGCAGGATCCCCTCCCACACCCGCTCCGGGTCCAGGTGCGACTCGGCGATGATCTCCTCCACCGTGCCGCCGGTGCGCCAGCGGTTGTCCCAGTCGGGGGTCAGGGCGAAGCGCCTCAGGCGGCGGTCGCTCACCCAGTGCTGCATCAGCTGGTAAGCCTGGTTGGAGACGATCATGCTGTTCTGCCAGTCCCAGGCCGATAGCACCTGCTCCCGGTAGGTGCGGGACTGCAGCTGGAACAGGCCGTGGCTGATGGCGGCCACGATCTTCACGTTGGGCCCTTCCTCAACGATGCGGGGCAGCAGCTGAATCACACTGCTCGTGGCGCTGGTCCCTCTGACAATAAGGGTGCCCGCCTTGGTCTTGCCCTGGTCGAACCCCTTGATCACGTAGGCCCCTCTGGCCGCCTCCAGGTGCGAGGGCATGCCCAGTGCCTCCCGGTCGGGAATCTCGATGGCGGGCCGCGTCAGGTGCAACGCAATAATGGGGGCGTCGCTGAGCAGGGCCGCGCTCAGGGCCGGCGTCACTTCGTTGTGTTCCCAGGGGTGCAGGCTGATGACGTGGCCCTCCGGAAAGAGCTGCGTCACGCCGGGAGCAAAAATGCCGAAGTGGGTGCGGCTGTCCTCAGCCGTCTCCGGCCCTGAATGTCCCGCGATCCATAGCAGGCGGCCCACCCGCAACTCCGCGTCCTGCGCCAGCTGGCTGAACAGCCGCATGGGGCCATACTTCAGGTAGGAAAACGAGCCGTAGGTGCTGCAGGCGCCCAGAAACCCCTGGTAGTCCTCGTAGGGGGTCTTCGAGAAATTCACCGTTGCCAGACCGGCCATGATGCCGGCGTTGGCAAACTCGGTGATGGCCTGAGGCAGAAGGGCGCCCTGGTGGTTGCTGTGGCGATCATACCAGCCGAAGCCGCCGAACTCGCCCCAGTTCTTGGCGAAGCCCGAAATATTGGTGGAATCGGCCAGGTCGGCGGAGGCGGCCACAAAGATGGGCACCCCACTGCGCCCGTGGCTGAGCTGGTTGATCCAGGCCCCGAACTTGGCCAGCGCCGCCCGGTTGGGGGCCCGGCTCCCCGGTTCAACGAAAAGCTCCGGGGGATACTCCTCCGCGTTCCTCAGCACCGTTTTGGGCAGCCTGAATTTGGCCCCCGGCACAAAACCTTCCAGTTCCTCCGGGACCGAATCTCCCAGCGCCACCAGGCGGCCGGCCAGAAAGTCCACCAGCTCCTGGTCGTTGCGCAGCACCGTAAACACCTGCCGGAAATGGCTGGCCGACTCCTCCCGGAACTGGCGGGCATCGGTGGGGGCCGGCTCGCCAAAATTCTCAAAAGTGACGCCATACTTGTTGGCAAATTCTCTCCGGCCCTCCCAGAATAGCTCGCTGTTGGCCTTGTGGGGTGTGCCGTGGGACTTGGCGTCGTAGACGCCGTAGCCGCGCCCTTTCCGATTTCGCGACCAGAGCATCTTGGGCTTGCCCTCCCCCGCTGGGCTGTTCAGCAGGATAAAGATCTTGGCCAGCTGCTCCCAGTCCTGGCCCTCCTCCGTGCCCACCGCGTGGAAGCCGTAGGGCTTGAACCAGTCGGGCGGGGTGCCGTGGATGACCGACGAGAAGGGCCGGTCGTCGATGCCGAAATCGTTCCAGTCCACCACGTAAATGAGGTTGGACAGGCCCAGGCCATAGGCCGCGTTGCGGGTCTCGTGGCTGGCCCCGGTGGTGAGTCCACCTTCCCCATCATAGGCCCACACCCGCACCTCCGGCACGCCCGCCATCTGGTAGGCCAGCGCGATGCCCGCCGAGGGTGGTGAACCGTGGCCGCTGGGTCCGGTGTTGAATTTTAGAAACAGGCTCTTGCCCGCCATCTCGGCGTGGCCCGGCAGTCCCCCCCGGCGGCGAAGATCGAGCAAGTCCTCCCAAACCAGGGCGCGCCGATCAAAATCCTTCACCAGGTATTCCGGACTGTTGGTCTGCTCGTACTTGATGCGCAGCGCTTCGTTATAGACGGCCAGCATGGCATAGACCAGCGGCACGGTATGCCCGGCCACCAGCACAAACCGGTCCGCGAAGCGCTTGCCGGGATCGCGCAGATCCCAGCGCATGGCCCCCGAGAGGGTGTTGGTTACCAGCAAGTGGACCTTGGACCGCGAGCCGCCCGGGTGCCCGCTCTGGCGGTGGTTCAGCATGATGTCGATGCATTGGTCGATGAGGTCTTTAATGACCTCGTAGTAGCCAAACTCTTCTTTTAACTGGGTCAGAGGGTACGGTGTAGGTGGCCTCACGGCGGCTAAGCCCCTGCGGTGGCGGCGAATCGGTCCAGCATCAGGTTGCCACCACAGCGGACACTTGTTCCGGCAACTTCTTCCGTGGCGCTGCCGGAGACGGTCCGCCAGCAAGAATTTCTCTGAGCACCTCACCCGTATACGACCGTTCATTTGCGGCCACCTCCTCAGGCGAGCCTTCCACCACCAGCTCGCCGCCCTCATCGCCCCCCTCGGGGCCCAGGTCCACGATCCAGTCCGCGGTCTTGATCACGTCCATGTTATGTTCGATGATGACCACCGTATTGCCCTTGTCCACCAACCGATTGAGCACCTTCAGCAGCATCTCCACGTCAGCGAAGTGGAGACCCGTGGTGGGCTCGTCCAGCAGGTAGATGGTCCGGCCGGTACCCGTCTTGGAGAGCTCGGACGCCAGCTTCACCCGCTGGGCTTCACCGCCCGAGAGCGTGGTGGCCTGCTGGCCCAGCCGGATATACCCCAGACCCACCTCGCACAGCGTCTGCAGCTTGCGTGCGATGGGGGGGATGTTGGCAAAGAATTCCAGCGCCTCCTCACAGGAAAGGTCCAGCACCTGGGCAATGTTGCGGCCCTTGTAGGCCACCTCCAGGGTCTCCCGGTTGTAGCGCTGGCCCTTGCACTCCTCGCATTGAACGTAGACATCGGGCAGGAAGTGCATTTCGATCTTGATGATGCCGTCGCCCTGGCACGCCTCGCACCGCCCCCCCTTGACGTTGAAGGAGAACCGCCCCGGTTTGTAGCCTCTGATCTTGGACTCGGAGAGCTGGGTGAACAGGTCGCGGATGGGCGTAAAGAGGCCGGTGTAGGTGGCGGGATTGGACCGGGGCGTGCGGCCGATGGGGGACTGGTCGATATTAATGACCTTGTCCAGGTAGAGCAATCCCTCGGTGCTCTCATAGGGGAGCGGCTTCTGCTTGCCCGCATACAGCTCCCGGCTGAGGATGGGATACAGCGTTTCGTTAATGAGGGTCGATTTGCCCGAGCCGCTCACCCCGGTCACGCAGACAAACCGTCCCAGGGGGATATTGACGGTGATATGCTTCAGGTTGTTGCCGCTGGCCCCCTCCAGCCGGAAAAATTGGTCCGGCGCCGGGCGACGCTCGCTGGGGATGGGGATGGACCGCCGGCCCGACAGATATTGTCCGGTCAGCGAATCCGGGTCGGCCATGATGGCCTGCGGGGTCCCCTTGGTCACCACGTAGCCCCCCGCCTCCCCGGCGCCCGGTCCCAGGTCCAGCACCCAGTCGGCGCTCTCGATGGTTTCCCGATCATGCTCCACCACCAGCACCGTATTGCCCAAATCCCGCAACCGGGAGAGGGTGTCGATGAGCCGTCGGTTGTCCCGCATGTGCAGTCCAATAGAGGGCTCGTCCAGGATGTACAGCACCCCCACCAGTTGGCTGCCCACTTGCGTCGCCAGGCGGATACGCTGGGCCTCGCCGCCGCTCAAGGTCGTGGCGGTCCGGGAGAGGGTCAGGTAGTCCAGCCCCACATTGACCAGAAAGCCCAACCGGTCGCGAATCTCCTTGAGCACCTGCACGGCGATGGCCTGTTGGGTCGGCGGAAGCTGCAGCTGCTCAAAAAACCCGTGCAGCCCCTTCACCGACAGGTTCACCAGCTGCGCGATGTTGCGGTCGTCCACGGTCACTGCCAGGCTCTCCTTGCGCAGCCGGGCGCCACCACAGCCGCCGCAGGCATCGATGGACATGAACTGCTCGATCCACTGGCGGATGCCGGGGGACTGCGTCTGGCCGTAGCGCCGCTTCAGATTAGGGATGATGCCCTCGAAACCGCCGTAGTACTCGCCCTTGAAACGCTTGGAGCGGTACTGCATGGTAATCTTCGCATCGGGGCTGGTGCCGTGCAAAATGACCCGCTGCACCTCCTCGGACAGCTTCTTCCACGGGGTGGTGAAGTTGAAGCCGTAGTGCTGGGCCAGGCTCTTGATGATGGAGCTGTACCAGCCGCCCCGGGGCTGTTCGCCAATGGGCACCACCGCACCCTGGATCAGGCTCTTGTGCTTGTCGGGCACCACGAGCTCGGGGTCGATCTCCATCTGCGTGCCCAGGCCGTCGCAGTCCGGGCAGGCGCCATAGGGTGAGTTGAAGGAAAACATGCGTGGTTCGGGCAGCTCGTAACTGAGTTCGCAATCGGGGCACGAAAGGCTCTCGCTGAACAGGTGGTCGTGTCCCCTGCCGCGGGCGTCACCCGCCGTCTCCACGTTGGCCACGACCACCCCGCCGCCCATTTTCACCGCCAGCTCCAGCGACTCGGTGAGTCGCTCCTTGATGCTGGGTTTGACCTCCAGGCGGTCCACCACCACCTCAATGGTGTGCTTCTTGTTCTTGTGCAAAATGATTTTGTCGGTGAGCCTGCGCACCTTGCCGTCCACGCGCACCCGTATGAACCCTTCCTTGCGAATGCTGCGGAACACCTCCTTGTACTCACCCTTGCGGCCCCGTACTACCGGGGCCAGCAGCTGGATGCGCGCAGCATCGGGAAACGCCAGGATATGGTCCACCATCTGCTGGATGGTCTGGCGCTGCACCGGCTGGCCGCAGTTGGTGCAGTGGGGCACACCGATGCGGGCATACAGCAGCCGCAGGTGGTCATAAATCTCGGTGATGGTGCCTACCGTGGAGCGGGGGTTCCGGCTGGTGGATTTCTGCTCGATGGACACGGTGGGCGACAGCCCTTCGATGGCGTCCACATCGGGCTTCTCCAGGAGGCCCAGGAACTGGCGGGCATAGGCCGAGAGTGATTCCACGTAGCGGCGGTGCCCTTCGGCGTAGATGGTGTCAAAAGCCAGGGAGCTCTTGCCTGAGCCCGACAATCCGGTGATGACCACCAACTGGTTGCGGGGGATCTCCACATCAATGTTCTTGAGGTTGTGCTCCCGCGCTCCCCGGACGTATATCTTCTCTGCGTGGTAGGCCGGCATGAACTGGTAAAAGTAGCACGACCAAACTGGCCTGGAAAGGGAAATTGGGGACTGCAAAAAAACAAAACGCAGCCCAACGGGTCTCCCCCGCGACATCTGGGCCCCTGATCGGCCGGGTAGGGCCAGCCAGGCCGCTCTTGATGGCCCCGCTGGCCAGCCCTAAGCTCCAGCTCACCCGCTGCGACTGTGGCGGCGGCTAGCTACAGGACACAGACCATGGCCCGTTCATCCCCGCAAGTTGACCATTGGCGCACCACCACCGATGGTCCCTTGACCGAAGCGGCCCTACGCCGGTACCCCGTTATGAGTAGTAACTTTTACCTTGTGTCTATTGTACACAATGTGTACATTGCGCTAAACAGAAAGGGGTTCTGTGAGTACCACCGTCACCGTACGATTGCGTGATGAGATCGCCAAGTTGCTCGACGAGATTGCCAGGGATACCGAGCGATCACGCTCCTTTCACATTCAGAAAGCCGTGATCGCCTACCTGGAGGAGTTCGCCGACGCCCAAGTGGCCCTGGACCGTCTCCGCGACAAGAAAGATACCATCATCACTGCCCAGGAAATGCGCAAGGTTCTTGGCCTATAGCATCTCCTACAAGCGGTCGGTGGCGAAAGACCTTAAACACATCTCGAAACAAGAAAAAAACCGTATTCTGGACCAGGTTGAACAGGCTTTGTCGTCAGACCCTTATCGCTGCCCACAACTGAAGGGTGACTATGCCGGGCTGCGTCGGCTACGGGTGGGAAACTACCGTGTCATTTATGCCATCACTGCAATGGATGTCCTCGTGCTCCGCATCGGCCACCGGCAAGATGTATACCGCTAGCTTGAACAGAACCCGACGGACACCCGTGCATGCAAATCAGCGTTGACCACTGGCGCACCACCACCGACGGTCCCCTCACCGAGGCGGCCCTCCGCCGCAAGCTGGAGCAGCGCGGCTACCGCGTCACCCGCTACGTCTATCCCCCCGGCACCACTTTCCCCGACCACACCCACACCGTGGACAAGCTCGACGCCGTGCTGGCGGGGCGCTTCCGCCTGCGCATGCAGGGCCAGGAGCTGCTGCTGGCGGCCGGCGACGTGCTGGCGGTGCCCCGGGGCACCGTCCATAGCGCCGAGGTGGTGGGCAGCGAGCCGGTGGTGAGTCTGGACGCCGTCAGGGAATAGCAGCCGCCTGGGCCCTGGCGGGCCGGATGCGGTTTTGCTTTGCTCAGGATGCCGCTCACCCTATATTATCCAACACGGCGATCCATCATTTTGGAAGCGAGGAGGACCCATGGCAACCTATTTCATGTTTGGTATCTACGACGCGGACGCACTGGATGATATCAGCGCCGAGCGCACCCGTGCGGCCCATCAGGTGGTGGAGAGCACGGGCGGCAAAATCGAGGCCATGTACGTGCTCATGGGCGACACTGACTTGGTGTTAATCGCCGACTTTCCCGACGCCCGCAAGGCCATCAAGGCCTCCATCGAGCTGAGCAAACTTACCGGCATCTCCTTTTCAACCACACCCGCTATGAAAGTGCAGGAATTTGACCAGTTGATAGCCGGGGACTAACCGCTTTCCATGCGTAACCGCCTGCCAGGCGCACTGGCGGCAATGGGCGTTGCAGCGCTCACGGGCTACATGGCAGTCGGCCTGCTGGCTGGCGCTGGTCCCCAACCCGCCTATGCCCGGCTGGCCCCGGGAGCACAAGCTGACAAGGATGGCAAGGTGATCAAGACTGATAAAGAGTGGCGTGAACTGCTTACGGCGGAGCAATATCACATTATCCGGGCTAAGGGCACCGAGCGGCCCTTCACCGGCAAGCTGCTGAGACTCAAGGACGACGGACACTACCT
Coding sequences within:
- a CDS encoding CPBP family intramembrane metalloprotease; the encoded protein is MALENGYRELTDGRRQVRFALYVTIGVIVFGELMGALIVRALGDPADADLNLPRWALLLSTLLFLVPLVLVLRRRAMPLASTLRIRAVAPVVLRDALFIGLGISVLIDELDRLLASIIPMPAAIAEGMNFLAFSTSTEALLVIGGAVLVAPLLEELVFRGFLQGQLEAGYRDATKAVLISAVVFMLLHLNPWWALQIYLLGVVLGYLAWRTGSIWPPFLVHATNNGLATWFANRSETGADWYTLGGHVAPQWLLVAAILAYAGFRSLNSQGRLVTVGES
- a CDS encoding cupin domain-containing protein, producing MQISVDHWRTTTDGPLTEAALRRKLEQRGYRVTRYVYPPGTTFPDHTHTVDKLDAVLAGRFRLRMQGQELLLAAGDVLAVPRGTVHSAEVVGSEPVVSLDAVRE
- a CDS encoding transketolase, with translation MLNHRQSGHPGGSRSKVHLLVTNTLSGAMRWDLRDPGKRFADRFVLVAGHTVPLVYAMLAVYNEALRIKYEQTNSPEYLVKDFDRRALVWEDLLDLRRRGGLPGHAEMAGKSLFLKFNTGPSGHGSPPSAGIALAYQMAGVPEVRVWAYDGEGGLTTGASHETRNAAYGLGLSNLIYVVDWNDFGIDDRPFSSVIHGTPPDWFKPYGFHAVGTEEGQDWEQLAKIFILLNSPAGEGKPKMLWSRNRKGRGYGVYDAKSHGTPHKANSELFWEGRREFANKYGVTFENFGEPAPTDARQFREESASHFRQVFTVLRNDQELVDFLAGRLVALGDSVPEELEGFVPGAKFRLPKTVLRNAEEYPPELFVEPGSRAPNRAALAKFGAWINQLSHGRSGVPIFVAASADLADSTNISGFAKNWGEFGGFGWYDRHSNHQGALLPQAITEFANAGIMAGLATVNFSKTPYEDYQGFLGACSTYGSFSYLKYGPMRLFSQLAQDAELRVGRLLWIAGHSGPETAEDSRTHFGIFAPGVTQLFPEGHVISLHPWEHNEVTPALSAALLSDAPIIALHLTRPAIEIPDREALGMPSHLEAARGAYVIKGFDQGKTKAGTLIVRGTSATSSVIQLLPRIVEEGPNVKIVAAISHGLFQLQSRTYREQVLSAWDWQNSMIVSNQAYQLMQHWVSDRRLRRFALTPDWDNRWRTGGTVEEIIAESHLDPERVWEGILRFADREVE
- a CDS encoding type II toxin-antitoxin system RelE/ParE family toxin, with protein sequence MKVRFKRTFLKDMERLPPDVRRKVTHLVFDEIPRLDHIRNLKSLRKISGEKDYYRIRHGSYRIGLMRRGDDLVFMRILHRRDIYRYFP
- a CDS encoding GYD domain-containing protein codes for the protein MATYFMFGIYDADALDDISAERTRAAHQVVESTGGKIEAMYVLMGDTDLVLIADFPDARKAIKASIELSKLTGISFSTTPAMKVQEFDQLIAGD
- a CDS encoding response regulator; this translates as MGLGYDLLTAYDGKQGLESAIENQPDLIILDIRMPVMDGLTMLTKLREREDGKAIPIVIVTAKDLNDQERDDLSGQVVRIIEKSAHTAEIMGSTDRYPCDVESA
- a CDS encoding ribbon-helix-helix protein, CopG family, whose protein sequence is MSTTVTVRLRDEIAKLLDEIARDTERSRSFHIQKAVIAYLEEFADAQVALDRLRDKKDTIITAQEMRKVLGL
- a CDS encoding DUF1028 domain-containing protein — its product is MTRHTWIHAVAAILLMGSSGQASASGPSRSRPVATYSIVARDPATGQLGVAVQSHWFSVGSLVTWARAGVGAVATQSFVLVDYGPDGLRLMTAGTTAPDALAQLVAADEGRAVRQVAMIDAAGNVAAHTGDMCIQAAGNIVGENFSVQANLMLSAEVWPAMDKAFRAAEGGLAMRMLAALEAAEAAGGDIRGRQSAAMLIVAGERQEQSWQGVELELRVEDHPDPLVELRRLIRVHQAYEHMNAGDLAVEHKDDEGALREYAAAEAMFPENLEMKFWHAVALANMGRLKESYPLFKTVFRQDENWRTLLPRMPASGLLEQKAVQKILKKVK
- the uvrA gene encoding excinuclease ABC subunit UvrA, yielding MPAYHAEKIYVRGAREHNLKNIDVEIPRNQLVVITGLSGSGKSSLAFDTIYAEGHRRYVESLSAYARQFLGLLEKPDVDAIEGLSPTVSIEQKSTSRNPRSTVGTITEIYDHLRLLYARIGVPHCTNCGQPVQRQTIQQMVDHILAFPDAARIQLLAPVVRGRKGEYKEVFRSIRKEGFIRVRVDGKVRRLTDKIILHKNKKHTIEVVVDRLEVKPSIKERLTESLELAVKMGGGVVVANVETAGDARGRGHDHLFSESLSCPDCELSYELPEPRMFSFNSPYGACPDCDGLGTQMEIDPELVVPDKHKSLIQGAVVPIGEQPRGGWYSSIIKSLAQHYGFNFTTPWKKLSEEVQRVILHGTSPDAKITMQYRSKRFKGEYYGGFEGIIPNLKRRYGQTQSPGIRQWIEQFMSIDACGGCGGARLRKESLAVTVDDRNIAQLVNLSVKGLHGFFEQLQLPPTQQAIAVQVLKEIRDRLGFLVNVGLDYLTLSRTATTLSGGEAQRIRLATQVGSQLVGVLYILDEPSIGLHMRDNRRLIDTLSRLRDLGNTVLVVEHDRETIESADWVLDLGPGAGEAGGYVVTKGTPQAIMADPDSLTGQYLSGRRSIPIPSERRPAPDQFFRLEGASGNNLKHITVNIPLGRFVCVTGVSGSGKSTLINETLYPILSRELYAGKQKPLPYESTEGLLYLDKVINIDQSPIGRTPRSNPATYTGLFTPIRDLFTQLSESKIRGYKPGRFSFNVKGGRCEACQGDGIIKIEMHFLPDVYVQCEECKGQRYNRETLEVAYKGRNIAQVLDLSCEEALEFFANIPPIARKLQTLCEVGLGYIRLGQQATTLSGGEAQRVKLASELSKTGTGRTIYLLDEPTTGLHFADVEMLLKVLNRLVDKGNTVVIIEHNMDVIKTADWIVDLGPEGGDEGGELVVEGSPEEVAANERSYTGEVLREILAGGPSPAAPRKKLPEQVSAVVAT
- a CDS encoding antitoxin; its protein translation is MDLVKSFIVDDQGKIESVVLDYREFKKIEAMILDFGLAKAMDEAVEDEEMDLEEARLEIQLSE
- a CDS encoding type II toxin-antitoxin system RelE/ParE family toxin, which gives rise to MAYSISYKRSVAKDLKHISKQEKNRILDQVEQALSSDPYRCPQLKGDYAGLRRLRVGNYRVIYAITAMDVLVLRIGHRQDVYR